One part of the Phragmites australis chromosome 3, lpPhrAust1.1, whole genome shotgun sequence genome encodes these proteins:
- the LOC133912044 gene encoding ACT domain-containing protein ACR8-like encodes MERYHPSEVYELFVRHMNTPRVVVDNGVCATATLVQVHSARKHGVLLEAVAALSNHGVCVRKGYISSDDGRWFMDVFHVTDAEGRKVADDDALLARLESSLLSADASLPPRPPPPTSAAAGALTLLELVGADRPGLLSEVFAVLHDLRCGIVDARAWTHGGRAAALVFVRDEDTGASIDDAARIRRIESRLRHVLRGGARGARTVLADAAAVNLDRRLHQLLNEDREAESRDQAEAPTTTAVAVQDWGERGYSVVTVSCRDRPKLLFDVVCTLTDLDYVVYHGTFDTEDDHAQQEFYIRRLDGRPISSAAERRRVIQCLQAAIERRASEGVRLELRITDCRGLLAYVTRVFRENSLLVTHAEITTRDDMAMNVFHVTDVAGRPADPKTIDEVIQRIGAENLRVDEDRWPRLCSTEGDAGRGAGLFSLGSLVKKNLVSLGLIRSCS; translated from the exons ATGGAGCGGTACCATCCTTCCGAGGTGTACGAGCTTTTCGTGCGCCACATGAACACCCCGAG GGTCGTGGTGGACAACGGGGTGTGCGCGACGGCGACGCTGGTGCAGGTGCACAGCGCGCGGAAGCACGGCGTGCTGCTGGAGGCGGTGGCCGCGCTGTCCAACCATGGCGTCTGCGTCCGCAAGGGCTACATCTCCTCCGACGACGGCCGCTGGTTCATGGACGTCTTCCACGTCACCGACGCCGAGGGCCGCAAGGTTGCCGACGACGACGCCCTGCTGGCGCGGCTCGAGTCATCACTGCTCTCCGCTGACGCGTCAttgccgccgcgcccgccgccgcccaccTCGGCGGCAGCAGGGGCCCTCACCCTGCTCGAGCTCGTCGGCGCGGACCGCCCGGGCCTCCTCTCCGAGGTCTTCGCCGTGCTGCACGACCTCCGCTGCGGTATCGTCGACGCCAGGGCGTGGACGCACGGCGGCCGCGCCGCGGCCCTGGTGTTCGTCCGCGACGAGGACACGGGCGCGTCGATCGACGACGCGGCCCGGATCAGGCGCATCGAGTCCAGGCTCAGGCACGTCCTCcgcggcggcgcgcgtggcGCCAGGACGGTCCTGGCCGACGCCGCGGCCGTCAACCTGGACCGGAGGCTCCACCAGCTGCTCAACGAAGACAGGGAGGCCGAGAGTCGCGACCAGGCGGAGGCACCCACGACGACGGCGGTCGCGGTGCAGGATTGGGGGGAGAGGGGGTACTCGGTGGTGACCGTGAGCTGCCGCGACCGGCCCAAGCTCCTGTTCGACGTCGTCTGCACCTTGACGGACTTGGATTACGTGGTGTACCACGGCACGTTCGACACGGAAGACGATCACGCGCAGCAG GAGTTCTACATCAGGCGGTTGGACGGGCGGCCAATCAGCTCGGCGGCCGAGAGGCGGCGCGTGATCCAATGCTTGCAAGCGGCCATCGAGAGGCGCGCATCCGAG GGCGTGAGGCTGGAGCTGCGCATCACCGACTGCCGCGGGCTGCTCGCCTACGTGACGCGCGTGTTCCGGGAGAACAGCCTCTTGGTAACGCACGCCGAGATCACCACCCGGGATGACATGGCGATGAACGTGTTCCACGTCACCGACGTGGCCGGCCGCCCCGCGGACCCCAAGACCATCGACGAGGTGATCCAGAGGATCGGCGCGGAGAACCTCCGGGTGGACGAGGATCGGTGGCCGCGCCTGTGCTCGACGGAGGGCGACGCCGGCCGCGGTGCCGGGCTGTTCTCGCTGGGTAGCCTTGTGAAGAAGAACCTGGTCAGCCTTGGCCTCATAAGATCCTGCTCATGA
- the LOC133912042 gene encoding uncharacterized protein LOC133912042 yields MPKTSSPSPTVSAMNPLLPSSSFPKSSHPPDPNPSSPNPSPSSYLLHADADDEALIQVPGPNPSLGGASAPLVLLPAIDPAPHISSQFYTFSAASYGLMLRCILAGRPAAAEEVRAATSLSVLASWRTVWKDRNEDTAYLTAWKRIQDKLTASPDGRHLHFKSNAAQRVSHVGMWRDIVSEAHADPDLLRHLALKDTVDRIKQSWTVGAKFYGIPESFIRVCVASCPVCKAAPAGQPDSAISSPGRGKRRRRFEYTETLDVPARDVPRRLQQLAAKHKVVLCIRQKYIRYKPFMAEVKDYACHRAGVPTSSGGSAASSSANNSDGKKPRVLKREPYQSKRCGCGFRIRAIVPIANYNEKDKSFVYQEEGTAVFKLYAVHSGHEPGPLDGNARIVHRLVGHKGTLDFDPGIYGVSEEGDPGFSAKGDGDFDIDDSHQAVLQQVQDLRAEVLSLEGKVAKMHPDLLGSLSTELSEVLQRIRKFNLEGNVYQPEETLMIGNEEVGGWGAGDVPHHLDQHDGAFCKDDEMLDDDDTDFGSSLGPIVSWDRMAAECEDRKMLMGDSPKCDKWMLKEDVGDFDAKSILNCGDDDDVEDSKIIKPLMHDDAMVADPSLVGIHVEGFYSGAKWYDSPVGLDSSVNAGDASFRHGGLL; encoded by the coding sequence ATGCCGAAGACCTCCTCACCTTCCCCCACCGTCTCCGCCATGAatcccctcctcccctcctcctccttccccaaaTCCTCGCACCCGCCGGACCCAAACCCTAGCTCCCCGAACCCTAGCCCAAGCAGCTACCTCCTccacgccgacgccgacgacgaGGCGCTGATCCAAGTCCCCGGCCCGAACCCTAGCCTGGGGGGTGCCTCCGCCCCCCTCGTGCTGCTACCGGCCATCGATCCCGCGCCGCACATCTCCTCGCAGTTCTACACCTTCTCCGCCGCCTCGTACGGGCTCATGCTGCGGTGCATCCTCGCgggccgccccgccgccgccgaggaggtCCGCGCCGCCACGTCGCTCTCCGTGCTCGCCTCGTGGCGGACGGTCTGGAAGGACCGGAACGAGGACACCGCCTACCTCACCGCGTGGAAGCGCATCCAGGACAAGCTCACAGCGTCGCCCGACGGGCGGCACCTCCACTTCAAGTCCAACGCCGCGCAGCGCGTCTCCCATGTCGGCATGTGGAGGGACATAGTCTCGGAGGCCCACGCTGATCCTGACCTGCTCCGACACCTCGCGCTCAAGGACACCGTCGACCGCATCAAGCAGTCGTGGACTGTGGGTGCCAAATTCTACGGTATTCCGGAATCATTTATCCGTGTTTGTGTTGCTTCATGCCCCGTCTGTAAGGCTGCACCTGCTGGCCAGCCTGATTCTGCTATCTCATCGCCTGGACGAGGGAAGCGGCGGCGCAGGTTTGAATATACCGAGACGCTGGATGTGCCTGCTCGAGATGTGCCCCGCAGGTTGCAGCAGTTGGCTGCCAAGCATAAGGTTGTCCTCTGTATCAGGCAGAAGTACATCAGGTATAAGCCATTCATGGCTGAGGTGAAGGATTATGCGTGCCACCGTGCTGGAGTGCCAACGTCAAGTGGTGGGAGTGCTGCATCCTCCTCAGCTAATAATTCCGATGGAAAGAAGCCACGGGTTCTGAAGCGGGAGCCATACCAATCAAAGAGGTGTGGTTGTGGGTTCCGTATTCGGGCAATTGTGCCGATAGCCAATTATAATGAAAAGGACAAGAGTTTTGTGTACCAGGAGGAGGGCACTGCTGTGTTCAAGCTTTACGCGGTGCACTCAGGGCATGAGCCAGGGCCACTCGATGGCAATGCCCGAATTGTTCACAGGTTGGTTGGGCATAAGGGGACGCTTGACTTCGATCCAGGCATTTATGGGGTCAGTGAGGAAGGGGATCCTGGCTTTTCGGCAAAGGGGGATGGAGATTTTGATATTGATGACTCGCATCAAGCAGTTTTGCAGCAAGTACAGGATCTCAGAGCAGAAGTTCTCTCGTTAGAAGGGAAGGTGGCTAAGATGCACCCAGATCTGTTGGGCTCACTGTCCACCGAGCTATCTGAGGTTTTGCAAAGGATAAGGAAGTTTAATTTGGAAGGTAACGTCTACCAGCCGGAGGAGACGTTGATGATAGGCAATGAGGAGGTTGGGGGATGGGGGGCTGGTGATGTGCCCCACCATTTAGACCAGCATGATGGTGCATTCTGCAAGGATGATGAGATGCTTGATGACGATGATACTGATTTTGGCTCAAGCCTTGGCCCTATTGTCTCGTGGGACAGGATGGCAGCAGAGTGCGAGGATAGAAAGATGCTCATGGGTGATAGTCCAAAGTGTGACAAGTGGATGCTGAAGGAGGATGTGGGTGACTTTGATGCGAAGAGTATTCTTAACTGtggggatgatgatgatgtagaggatTCCAAGATTATTAAACCATTGATGCATGATGATGCCATGGTAGCTGACCCAAGTTTGGTAGGTATTCATGTAGAAGGATTTTACTCTGGAGCAAAGTGGTATGATTCGCCGGTAGGTTTGGATTCCAGTGTTAATGCAGGAGATGCAAGTTTTAGGCATGGTGGACTCTTGTGA